The Huiozyma naganishii CBS 8797 chromosome 6, complete genome genome includes a window with the following:
- the KNAG0F01130 gene encoding uncharacterized protein (similar to Saccharomyces cerevisiae SLZ1 (YNL196C); ancestral locus Anc_2.53) codes for MVNSTGLPRQSRRRRGNNWRRKQKEKGSDADIDGGTADDDCGGSGNVGESVKRAPESLKLGTKRDRGNKLKSRNCPAPSQGKDFTFKSTPVANNQRRSCEETGRRNCEVGTQTEPAAWLQLETAFRDPRRHSFSSNGLTVVRHTGDGDVRKSSISSTNTIDSKFSTATTLWDPEYPTVSSEMDSLTMREGTNALTKWSNDDPSSYGPILAMRHSAANEIAKLHKICSKLDKSVIEYVSSTSRAKAIRDEDVEYRKLMDIAEERDHVDRDNWSHLPSCCMGTDHYNDERILHCIHPTQATPDLQNV; via the coding sequence ATGGTGAACTCTACGGGATTGCCAAGGCaaagcagaagaaggagggGTAATAACTGGAGACGGAAgcagaaagaaaagggtTCTGATGCGGATATTGACGGTGGTACGGCGGATGATGATTGCGGTGGGTCTGGTAACGTTGGTGAATCAGTTAAGAGAGCTCCggaaagtttgaaacttgGAACGAAAAGGGATAGAGGGAACAAACTTAAGAGCAGAAACTGTCCAGCACCGTCCCAGGGAAAAGATTTTACTTTTAAGAGTACACCCGTTGCAAATAACCAGAGGCGGAGTTGTGAGGAGACGGGAAGGCGGAACTGTGAAGTTGGAACACAGACAGAGCCCGCGGCGTGGTTACAGCTCGAAACGGCCTTTAGAGATCCACGAAGACACTCATTTTCAAGTAATGGGCTTACGGTTGTTCGCCATACTGGTGATGGTGACGTTCGCAAGAGTAGTATATCCTCCACGAACACTATTGATTCTAAGTTTTCAACTGCTACCACACTTTGGGACCCAGAATATCCCACCGTGTCCTCTGAGATGGACAGCTTGACTATGAGAGAGGGCACCAATGCTCTTACGAAATGGTCCAACGACGATCCATCGTCATACGGTCCAATTCTTGCTATGAGGCACAGTGCCGCAAACGAGATTGCGAAGTTACACAAAATATGCTCGAAGCTGGACAAATCTGTAATTGAGTACGTTTCGTCGACGTCGCGTGCAAAAGCGATTAGAGACGAAGATGTAGAGTACCGCAAACTGATGGATATTGCTGAAGAAAGGGACCACGTGGATCGTGACAACTGGTCACATCTTCCGTCATGCTGTATGGGCACCGATCACTATAATGACGAACGAATTCTACACTGCATTCACCCAACACAAGCCACTCCTGATCTACAAAACGTCTAA
- the KNAG0F01140 gene encoding uncharacterized protein (similar to Saccharomyces cerevisiae YNL195C and HBT1 (YDL223C); ancestral locus Anc_2.54), giving the protein MSRAPAMSHGVEEYNRILGEGQAAQDYLSKARQKISHGQHHGAIVDQSSRQGKSVPRDSTLGHHTVEDYNKILGEGQDDYEHDDHRFDTERRRSSVTSPRENPDAYLPKDKYGNTIYPKVDNQQTDIPGGMEFSDAQHQQPRQYEQSHQHEQPHLRSQQQTELDQTTSRVRDLNTDSNYAHTSAAETNMRSNPVSSTAQQPEPALVQPSHIGAGAVTGGVVGGAAGAMAGGTTMAGANAEEMSYPNAGGRTGGEYGNVQPVGYGNAAPKPEHLKDRREEHYGNRGFNPETMLDARKMNMTTCPEGAIQTAIPGFEGHGTPVPGAGKMRAPHEHYEPFHLIKDPNARKMTAQHQQGMGSEMQQPASQYASQGKHAMPPPATNVGSGQMGNRDMQQRQQRSGQMAAREEDPLLGTQQQSGYQNAAAVTSQGQGDPREYVTKTHIETDTQKPGKTMHVEGEEMVYHYNAETGAQTIPRHHAQDVDAQGKPRKESIVSKLKKTISR; this is encoded by the coding sequence ATGTCTAGAGCACCTGCAATGTCACACGGTGTTGAAGAGTACAACAGAATTCTGGGTGAGGGTCAAGCAGCACAGGACTACTTGTCGAAGGCCCGGCAGAAGATTTCCCACGGCCAGCACCATGGTGCCATCGTGGACCAGTCGTCGAGGCAAGGGAAATCCGTACCTAGGGATTCAACCTTGGGCCACCATACTGTAGAGGACTACAACAAGATCCTAGGAGAAGGCCAGGACGATTATGAGCATGACGACCACCGTTTCGATACCGAGAGGAGAAGGAGTAGCGTGACCTCCCCTAGGGAAAACCCTGATGCGTATTTGCCAAAGGACAAGTACGGGAACACCATCTACCCCAAGGTCGACAACCAACAGACAGACATCCCTGGCGGTATGGAATTCAGCGATGctcaacatcaacaaccaCGCCAGTATGAACAATCACACCAGCACGAACAGCCACACCTGCGGTCCCAGCAGCAAACAGAACTGGACCAGACTACTAGTAGAGTGCGCGATTTGAACACAGACTCCAACTATGCACACACATCCGCGGCAGAAACCAATATGCGTTCTAACCCAGTGTCGAGCACTGCCCAACAACCCGAACCAGCTTTGGTACAACCTTCGCACATTGGGGCAGGCGCCGTCACTGGAGGAGTGGTCGGCGGTGCAGCCGGAGCGATGGCTGGGGGCACTACAATGGCCGGTGCCAACGCCGAAGAAATGTCGTATCCCAATGCCGGTGGGAGAACCGGTGGTGAGTACGGTAACGTCCAGCCGGTGGGCTACGGCAATGCCGCCCCAAAACCGGAGCACTTGAAGGACAGACGGGAGGAACACTACGGTAACCGTGGTTTCAACCCTGAAACCATGCTGGATGCCAGAAAGATGAACATGACCACCTGTCCCGAAGGGGCTATTCAGACCGCCATCCCAGGGTTTGAAGGGCATGGCACCCCAGTCCCTGGTGCAGGTAAGATGCGTGCCCCCCATGAACACTACGAGCCCTTCCATTTGATCAAAGACCCAAATGCCCGGAAAATGACAGCGCAGCACCAGCAGGGTATGGGATCCGAGATGCAGCAACCTGCCTCGCAGTACGCATCTCAGGGCAAACACGCGATGCCACCACCAGCCACTAACGTGGGGAGTGGACAAATGGGCAACCGTGACATGCAGCAGCGCCAACAGCGCTCTGGCCAGATGGCCGCTCGCGAAGAGGACCCATTACTGGGCACGCAACAGCAATCTGGATACCAGAACGCCGCTGCAGTAACATCCCAGGGTCAGGGAGATCCAAGAGAGTACGTCACGAAGACGCACATTGAAACGGACACTCAAAAACCCGGGAAGACGATGCACGTCGAGGGCGAGGAGATGGTGTACCATTACAACGCAGAGACCGGGGCACAGACCATCCCCAGACACCATGCTCAAGATGTGGATGCTCAAGGTAAGCCAAGAAAGGAGAGTATCGTTtccaagttgaagaagactaTCAGCAGATGA
- the KNAG0F01150 gene encoding uncharacterized protein (similar to Saccharomyces cerevisiae YNL193W; ancestral locus Anc_2.57), with translation MSTLGVRIPKKSKKGKNKVEKRQLVTPSDFYEEATELEDNGERWLLSDVKKSLRFYLRALDMYDQGLHLAQGNDDKLVYDILYNRTRLMLQLYTEYMANDGHVNLLQYINLDDLPQVSMLRTLPLIIQDLEQVYSRYHSSLGIDTWDLQFNLLTSYLLLLESTDLFPLDGAGIVQLTEKFVTLSTSLIQYQFRELDVNSIIESKAAVPNTDTELLQTERNENTDEIVDISDQITLESVAEVTLNCLKFNETLMELLLENRDSIFNATQLSHLSTIVSKSNCELRDTLILKPELVNSDIEIALYQIECVELLAGGQVEQFESRVTETSDGISPELSLAQTDLLGLYLTCIPEDTQAQWRAATLLGKKLAEARAILTKERQKLQTQSASNSEEQRSLSYTVYRLCTVMLSAAENEQTRFQIKLRQGTSEQEPVMHTLQKNAATLRTNAATIAKASCGLQETMVDKLKRNYVYQQTSP, from the coding sequence ATGAGCACTTTAGGCGTCAGAATACCCAAGAAGTCCAAGAAGGGTAAGAATAAGGTAGAGAAGCGGCAACTAGTGACTCCGAGTGACTTCTACGAGGAGGCGACGGAGTTGGAGGACAACGGAGAGAGGTGGTTGCTGTCAGATGTGAAGAAGAGTCTGCGATTTTATCTTAGGGCATTGGATATGTACGACCAGGGTCTCCATCTAGCACAGGGCAATGATGATAAACTTGTATACGACATTCTCTATAACAGGACGAGACTGATGTTGCAGCTGTACACTGAGTACATGGCTAATGATGGGCATGTCAACTTGCTTCAGTATATTAACCTGGACGATTTACCTCAAGTATCGATGCTCAGGACGTTACCATTGATAATCCAGGACTTGGAGCAGGTATATTCGAGGTATCATTCCAGTTTGGGCATTGACACCTGGGACTTGCAATTCAATCTATTGACTTCGTACCTACTGCTACTGGAATCGACAGATCTGTTCCCATTGGATGGTGCGGGGATTGTTCAATTGACTGAGAAGTTCGTCACTTTGTCGACGAGTCTTATTCAGTATCAATTCCGCGAATTGGACGTTAATTCGATCATCGAATCTAAGGCGGCTGTCCCCAACACGGATACTGAACTGTTGCAGACAGAGCGAAATGAAAACACTGACGAAATTGTGGATATATCAGACCAGATTACCCTTGAATCAGTTGCTGAGGTTACACTGAACTGTCTTAAGTTCAATGAAACGTTGATGGAACTACTACTCGAAAACCGAGACTCGATCTTCAACGCAACCCAGTTATCCCATCTCAGCACAATAGTCTCAAAGTCCAACTGTGAGTTGAGGGACACACTAATTTTGAAACCAGAGCTGGTTAACAGCGACATAGAAATTGCATTGTATCAGATTGAGTGTGTTGAACTTTTGGCGGGAGGCCAAGTGGAACAATTCGAGTCGCGTGTCACCGAGACAAGCGATGGGATTTCCCCGGAGCTAAGCTTGGCGCAAACGGACCTGTTGGGGCTATACTTAACCTGCATCCCGGAAGATACGCAAGCGCAATGGCGTGCAGCGACCCTCCTGGGCAAGAAACTGGCGGAGGCAAGAGCAATTCTGACCAAAGAGAGACAAAAGCTACAAACGCAATCTGCATCAAACAGCGAAGAGCAACGGAGCTTAAGCTACACGGTGTACCGGCTGTGCACCGTAATGCTCTCCGCTGCAGAAAACGAGCAAACCCGGTTCCAGATCAAGTTGAGACAGGGTACATCGGAACAAGAACCCGTCATGCATACCTTACAGAAGAATGCGGCCACTCTAAGGACCAACGCAGCTACCATAGCCAAAGCCTCCTGCGGATTGCAAGAGACCATGGTCGATaagttgaagagaaacTACGTATACCAGCAAACCTCGCCGTGA
- the CHS1 gene encoding chitin synthase I (similar to Saccharomyces cerevisiae CHS1 (YNL192W); ancestral locus Anc_2.58), producing the protein MSYYNTNDRSNDSNYNSHGNNGSGYNQWNQYNNQHVQQNYQDYHQYHQYHQQQQQQVYDSSYGYEPSADDVTPTEPLSYEQHPYNTSLPRNFTTVENQYDSFIVHGNGRMGRPAPPVIPSNSRIQTPPTAYNETFVQPNHTPMPNEAHMFQVPSINVIQTPSDFTQDSTIDLVNTQNRQQHQYGEDNYHQQPDGTYSGNNSVTNFRSSTALSNTPSDVSNNDETYPILNNYSQQHLYNDANNTNSASVDLEDSYIDQNGDDYQINSYLGRDGEVIDPYSGGLLAIYDNKDDDSEFSNELDKEYRDLGDYSDANTINKLAAVKSRSLLSSTSSSSALNAPLLEQDMGDSSESTKRNLPRRATTKIRKFKLFRGNFVFDSPISASLLDRYSLAVDKENVLSNEFKFMRYQAITCGPQELAMKNFTVRQLKYMRPRETELMIVITMYNEDHVLLGRTLKGVMDNIKYMVKRTRSSTWGPDAWKKIVVCVVSDGRSKINEKSLALLSALGCYQDGFAKDEINDQKVAMHMYEHTTMMNISSVDENGIELVCNQSTVPVQLLFALKEQNQKKINSHRWAFEGFAELLQPRIVTLLDAGTMPGKDSIYELWREFRSPIVGGACGEIKTFLGKGFTKLVNPLIASQNFEYKMSNILDKTTESNFGFITVLPGAFSAYRFEAVRGQPLEKYFYGEGLEDKGFNFFSSNMYLAEDRILCFEIVTKKHSNWVLKYCRSSYASTDVPERVPEFILQRRRWLNGSFFAAVYSFCHVHRVWTSGHNVFRKLWLTFEFLYLLFNTIISWFSLSSFFLVFRILSLSIALKYHKVYGVLSVVFLWLYGVSIFSTFILSLGNKPKSTEKYYVLNFLFFAVLMCYMLFCSIFMAVKSFEDILDGPHITFEGLITKRTFRDMVISMGSTYVLYFASSIIYLQPWHMITSFVQYILLSPSYINVLNIYAFCNVHDLSWGTKGSVSKSSLGKITSKEDGTFKMEVLVSNAEIQANYNKFMEILNDNSTPEDSGDSLSYEEKKTGYYANVRALVIIFWVMTNFGVVAAVLETGGIGDYLSMRHGNAGELDQQFQKPLLTANATVYFTIILWLVALSAVIRFFGCAAYMSNRFFNRLFRK; encoded by the coding sequence ATGAGCTACTATAATACTAATGATCGTAGTAACGATAGCAATTATAACAGTCATGGTAACAACGGTAGCGGGTATAATCAATGGAATCAATACAATAACCAACATGTCCAGCAAAACTATCAGGACTATCACCAATACCACCAATaccaccaacagcagcagcagcaggtaTATGACTCAAGTTATGGGTATGAGCCATCCGCAGATGATGTGACACCCACTGAACCGCTCAGTTACGAACAACACCCGTACAACACTTCACTTCCCAGGAACTTTACGACCGTGGAGAACCAATATGACAGTTTTATAGTCCACGGTAATGGCAGAATGGGTCGCCCAGCGCCGCCCGTCATACCGTCCAATAGTAGGATTCAGACTCCACCCACTGCATATAACGAAACGTTTGTCCAGCCCAATCATACACCAATGCCAAATGAGGCACATATGTTTCAAGTTCCCTCCATAAACGTCATTCAAACACCGTCTGATTTCACACAAGATTCCACTATTGATCTGGTTAACACCCAAAATCGTCAGCAACACCAATATGGTGAAGACAATTACCACCAACAACCTGATGGTACGTATAGTGGAAACAACAGCGTTACTAACTTCCGGTCCTCTACAGCATTGAGTAACACTCCCAGTGACGTATCGAACAACGATGAGACATATCCGATACTGAACAACTACTCTCAGCAGCATTTGTATAACGATGCGAACAATACAAACTCAGCATCTGTTGACCTGGAGGATTCGTACATTGATCAGAATGGAGACGATTACCAGATCAATTCATATCTTGGTAGGGACGGTGAGGTAATTGACCCTTATAGCGGGGGTCTTCTGGCCATCTACGATAACAAGGATGATGATTCAGAATTCAGTAACGAATTGGACAAAGAATATCGGGATCTTGGAGACTACAGCGACGCCAACACAATTAACAAACTGGCCGCGGTAAAATCAAGATCTTTACTATCAAGCACATCATCAAGTAGTGCCCTCAATGCGCCACTGCTGGAACAGGACATGGGTGATTCATCAGAGAGCACCAAACGTAATCTACCGAGGAGGGCCACCACCAAAATTAGGAAATTCAAACTGTTTAGAGGTAATTTTGTCTTCGATTCGCCAATAAGTGCATCGTTACTTGATAGGTACTCTTTGGCGGTTGATAAAGAAAATGTTCTGTCGAACGAATTCAAATTTATGAGATACCAAGCAATTACTTGTGGACCACAAGAATTGGCAATGAAGAACTTTACTGTGAGACAACTGAAATATATGAGACCCAGAGAAACTGAACTGATGATCGTTATCACCATGTACAATGAGGATCATGTATTATTGGGGAGAACTCTGAAAGGGGTAATGGACAATATCAAATACATGGTCAAAAGGACCAGGTCCAGTACGTGGGGTCCGGACGCATGGAAGAAAATTGTCGTCTGTGTTGTCTCTGATGGTCGTTCCAAGATCAATGAGAAATCGTTGGCGCTTCTGAGTGCATTGGGTTGTTACCAAGATGGTTTCGCAAAAGATGAGATTAACGACCAGAAGGTGGCGATGCATATGTACGAGCACACCACTATGATGAACATTTCCAgcgttgatgaaaacgGCATCGAATTGGTGTGTAACCAAAGCACCGTCCCAGTTCAATTACTTTTTGCATTGAAGGagcaaaatcaaaaaaagatcaaTTCGCATAGATGGGCTTTTGAAGGGTTTGCTGAATTGTTACAACCGCGGATTGTTACTTTGCTCGATGCTGGGACAATGCCTGGTAAGGACTCCATCTATGAACTCTGGAGAGAATTCCGCAGCCCCATTGTCGGTGGTGCTTGTGGTGAAATCAAAACCTTCCTTGGTAAGGGGTTTACAAAGCTGGTTAATCCATTAATTGCGTCGCAGAATTTTGAATACAAGATGTCGAACATTTTGGACAAAACCACTGAATCCAACTTTGGATTTATTACGGTACTACCAGGTGCCTTCTCGGCATATAGATTTGAAGCTGTTCGTGGTCAGCCGTTGGAAAAGTACTTTTACGGGGAAGGGTTGGAGGATAAGGgttttaattttttctcctccaaCATGTATTTGGCCGAGGATCGTATTCTATGTTTTGAGATTGTAACCAAAAAGCACAGTAACTGGGTTTTGAAGTACTGTCGCAGTTCATACGCTTCGACTGATGTTCCTGAACGTGTCCCAGAATTCATTCtacagagaagaagatggttGAATGGGTCCTTTTTTGCTGCTGTCTATTCGTTTTGTCATGTACACAGGGTTTGGACCAGTGGGCATAATGTTTTTAGGAAGTTATGGCTGACTTTTGAATTTCTCTACTTACTCTTCAACACCATTATATCGTGGTTCTCCCTAAGTTCGTTCTTCTTAGTTTTCAGGATTTTGTCTTTGTCCATTGCATTGAAGTACCATAAAGTATACGGTGTGTTATCTGTTGTCTTTTTGTGGCTATACGGTGTTTCGATTTTTTCTACGTTCATTCTTTCCTTAGGAAATAAGCCGAAAAGTACAGAGAAGTACTACGTGCTGAATTTCTTATTCTTTGCCGTGTTGATGTGTTACATGCTGTTTTGTTCCATCTTCATGGCCGTAAAGTCctttgaagatattttgGATGGTCCGCATATTACTTTTGAGGGGTTGATCACGAAGAGGACTTTCCGTGACATGGTGATTTCTATGGGGTCGACCTATGTGCTGTATTTTGCGAGCTCGATCATCTATTTGCAGCCTTGGCATATGATCACGAGTTTCGTGCAGTACATCCTGCTGAGCCCCTCGTACATCAACGTACTGAACATTTATGCCTTCTGTAACGTTCACGATCTTTCGTGGGGTACCAAGGGTTCTGTTTCGAAGAGCTCGCTGGGCAAGATTACATCCAAGGAGGATGGTACTTTCAAGATGGAGGTGCTAGTCTCCAATGCTGAGATTCAAGCGAATTACAACAAATTTATGGAGATTTTGAACGATAACTCGACCCCTGAGGACAGTGGTGATTCCCTGTCCtatgaggagaagaagactGGTTACTACGCAAACGTCAGAGCTTTAGTAATTATTTTCTGGGTGATGACGAATTTCGGTGTAGTCGCTGCCGTTTTGGAGACAGGTGGTATTGGCGACTATCTGTCGATGAGGCACGGCAATGCCGGTGAACTTGACCAGCAGTTCCAAAAACCCTTACTGACAGCAAACGCGACCGTCTACTTCACCATAATTCTGTGGCTAGTGGCGCTATCTGCTGTGATCAGATTCTTTGGTTGTGCAGCTTACATGTCCAACAGATTTTTCAATAGGCTGTTCCGGAAATGA
- the DUG3 gene encoding glutamine amidotransferase subunit DUG3 (similar to Saccharomyces cerevisiae DUG3 (YNL191W); ancestral locus Anc_2.60), with amino-acid sequence MCRFLIFKGKEPIKLSHLLTRPAHSIINQSFDSRLRLDRRRPMNGDGFGVAYYPLDSELSEDGPCIFKAITPAWNNQNLETLSEKTKSNLVFAHVRASTYGVLSETNCHPFTYHDICFMHNGGIANFAKIKRRLLTHIKDEYLNLLQGSTDSECAFALFLDTLDKMGVDPSKKDGGFGHTALRTALLNTIGYIRDWTKEVAESGDATVSAEPSLLNFAVTDGSTVVVSRYITSKTDEAASLHFSSGSSFVESSPGEYRMERLDRNQDVIMVASEPLTFERGDWTAVPTNSILTIKKQTILLHPIVDEYYQKDPLYLRSSTLAENKGLMGTVPLAKVVEKNVPPLEREGRIRPAIADTRKKTAAHRLI; translated from the coding sequence ATGTGCCGTTTTCTAATCTTCAAAGGTAAAGAGCCGATCAAGCTGTCACACTTGCTTACGAGGCCTGCGCACTCCATCATCAACCAGTCCTTCGACAGCCGGCTGCGGCTGGACAGGAGACGGCCTATGAACGGGGACGGGTTCGGTGTCGCTTACTACCCCCTCGACTCAGAGTTATCTGAGGACGGGCCATGCATTTTCAAAGCAATCACTCCAGCGTGGAACAACCAGAACTTGGAAACTTTGTCTGAGAAGACCAAGTCGAACCTTGTGTTTGCACATGTGAGGGCGTCCACTTACGGTGTTCTGTCTGAGACGAACTGCCACCCATTCACGTACCATGACATATGTTTCATGCACAACGGTGGTATAGCGAATTTCGCCAAGATCAAGAGAAGACTGTTGACGCACATTAAGGATGAGTACTTGAATTTGTTACAGGGGAGTACTGATTCTGAGTGTGCGTTTGCATTGTTCTTGGACACTCTGGATAAAATGGGGGTTGATCCCAGTAAGAAGGATGGTGGTTTTGGACATACTGCGCTGCGGACTGCACTGCTCAACACTATAGGGTACATCAGAGACTGGACTAAAGAGGTTGCTGAGAGTGGTGACGCTACCGTTTCTGCAGAACCGTCGTTATTGAATTTCGCCGTGACTGACGGATCGACCGTTGTTGTATCCCGATACATCACTTCCAAGACGGATGAGGCCGCATCATTACATTTCAGCAGTGGGTCCAGTTTTGTCGAGTCCTCCCCTGGGGAGTACCGTATGGAACGTCTGGACCGGAACCAGGACGTGATCATGGTTGCCTCGGAACCCTTGACGTTCGAGAGAGGCGACTGGACCGCAGTACCTACAAACAGCATCCTCACcatcaagaaacaaacGATACTACTGCACCCGATAGTGGACGAGTACTACCAGAAGGACCCACTGTACCTGCGGAGCTCTACGTTGGCGGAGAACAAGGGCCTCATGGGGACAGTCCCCCTGGCCAAAGTGGTGGAAAAGAACGTCCCACCACTGGAACGCGAGGGCCGTATCAGACCAGCCATCGCAGACACGAGGAAGAAGACCGCTGCTCATCGGCTCATCTAG
- the KNAG0F01180 gene encoding uncharacterized protein (similar to Saccharomyces cerevisiae YNL190W; ancestral locus Anc_2.62) has product MKFTTVVAAGIAASAVVSAGKEKEFTTTMTFSGPSTTFVTTSTHLTHKYGKFNKTKKSHEPKPSGTRKYGKFNKTKKSHAPKPSGTHRYGRFNKTKKSHAPKPTDTHRYGRFNKTKKSHAPKPTDTHRYGRFNKTKKSHEPKPSGTHKYGKFNKTKHHSHTPDVKLVQPNAASPVSRVDSFKLYGLTAGSAMVAGALLLL; this is encoded by the coding sequence ATGAAGTTCACTACCGTTGTCGCTGCAGGTATCGCTGCCTCCGCAGTGGTCTCTGCTgggaaggagaaggagttCACCACGACTATGACCTTCAGTGGACCAAGCACAACTTTCGTGACTACCTCCACCCATTTGACTCACAAGTACGGTAAGTTTaacaagaccaagaagTCTCACGAACCAAAGCCATCAGGGACTCGCAAGTACGGTAAATTCAACAAGACTAAGAAGTCCCATGCTCCAAAACCATCTGGGACTCACAGATACGGGAGATTCaacaagaccaagaagTCCCATGCTCCAAAACCAACGGATACCCACAGATACGGGAGATTCaacaagaccaagaagTCCCATGCTCCAAAGCCAACCGATACTCACAGATACGGTAGATTTAACAAGACCAAGAAATCCCATGAACCAAAGCCATCTGGGACTCACAAGTACGGTAAATTCAACAAGACTAAGCACCACTCTCATACCCCAGACGTCAAGTTGGTTCAACCAAACGCTGCCTCTCCAGTCTCAAGAGTCGACTCCTTCAAACTGTACGGTTTGACTGCTGGGAGTGCCATGGTTGCTGGTGCTTTGCTGTTGCTATGA